A single region of the Govania unica genome encodes:
- a CDS encoding hydantoinase/oxoprolinase family protein yields the protein MRIGIDVGGTNTDAVLMDGRRVRAWRKTATTDNVSSGIITAITEILTQSKVSPADIECVMIGTTHFTNAFVERRHLLPVGIIRIALPATRGLPPLVDWPADLHAAIGDHVFMVRGGYQYDGRINSALDETAIADAARAFRARGISTVAISALFSPVNGHMEDRAEAILRDIIPDVRITQSHKIGRLGLLERENAAVMNASLADLSTKVVTSFRKALLDLKITAPFFISQNDGTLMSAEFVEKYPVLTFASGPTNSMRGAAYLSGIKDALVVDIGGTTTDIGLLANGFPRESSVTVDIGGVRTNFRMPDIFAIGLGGGSLVSPQDPSVIGPQSVGFRLSEKALVFGGDSLTATDIAVAAGYADIGEAARVSHLPPALVETAVARIHRIVEEGIDRMKTSAAEMPLILVGGGAVLISRPIAGVSDMIVPEFASVANAIGAAIAQVGGEVDHVYYYAKTGRENSLADARDKAIRATIDAGAAPGTVSVLDLEEIPLAYVPGGAVRIRVKAAGKLSLTA from the coding sequence ATGCGGATCGGAATCGACGTCGGCGGCACCAACACGGACGCAGTCCTTATGGATGGGCGGCGCGTTCGGGCCTGGCGCAAGACGGCAACCACCGATAACGTCTCAAGCGGCATCATCACCGCCATCACTGAAATTCTCACCCAGTCCAAAGTGTCGCCCGCAGACATCGAATGCGTGATGATCGGCACCACACATTTCACCAACGCCTTTGTCGAACGCCGTCATCTGCTGCCCGTCGGCATCATCCGCATCGCACTTCCCGCCACGCGCGGGTTGCCACCACTCGTGGATTGGCCCGCCGATCTTCACGCCGCCATCGGCGACCATGTCTTCATGGTTCGGGGCGGCTATCAATATGACGGCCGCATCAACAGTGCGCTCGATGAAACAGCCATCGCAGACGCCGCCCGCGCCTTCCGGGCCCGCGGCATTTCAACCGTTGCCATCTCCGCCCTGTTCTCGCCGGTCAATGGTCATATGGAAGACCGCGCCGAAGCCATCCTGCGCGATATCATTCCCGATGTGCGCATCACCCAGTCTCATAAAATCGGGCGGCTCGGTCTCCTCGAACGCGAAAACGCCGCCGTGATGAATGCGAGCCTTGCGGATCTCTCCACCAAGGTGGTGACCTCGTTCCGCAAAGCCCTGCTCGATCTCAAGATCACCGCGCCATTCTTCATCAGCCAGAACGACGGTACCTTGATGAGCGCGGAGTTCGTCGAAAAATATCCGGTCCTGACCTTTGCCTCCGGCCCCACCAACAGCATGCGCGGCGCGGCCTATCTGTCCGGCATCAAGGACGCCCTTGTGGTCGATATCGGCGGCACCACGACGGATATCGGCTTGCTCGCGAACGGCTTTCCGCGTGAATCTTCGGTCACGGTGGACATCGGCGGCGTGCGCACCAATTTCCGCATGCCCGATATCTTCGCCATCGGCCTCGGCGGCGGCAGCCTGGTGTCACCGCAAGACCCGTCCGTCATCGGCCCGCAATCGGTCGGCTTCCGCCTCAGCGAAAAAGCGCTGGTGTTCGGTGGCGACAGCCTGACCGCCACGGACATCGCCGTGGCCGCAGGCTACGCCGACATCGGGGAGGCCGCGCGCGTCAGCCATCTGCCGCCCGCGCTTGTGGAGACGGCGGTCGCCCGCATTCACCGCATCGTCGAAGAAGGCATCGACCGTATGAAAACCAGCGCCGCTGAGATGCCGCTTATTCTGGTCGGCGGCGGCGCGGTGCTGATCTCGCGCCCGATCGCCGGAGTCTCCGACATGATCGTGCCGGAATTCGCCTCGGTCGCCAACGCCATCGGCGCCGCCATCGCGCAGGTCGGCGGCGAAGTGGATCACGTCTATTACTATGCCAAAACCGGCCGCGAAAATTCCCTGGCCGATGCCCGCGACAAAGCCATCCGCGCCACAATCGACGCCGGAGCAGCGCCGGGCACCGTCAGCGTGCTCGATCTCGAAGAAATTCCGCTCGCCTATGTTCCGGGCGGTGCTGTCCGTATCCGCGTCAAAGCGGCGGGCAAACTCTCTCTGACGGCCTGA
- a CDS encoding LuxR C-terminal-related transcriptional regulator, with protein MKQKGTAGEKSSAQPFAAQSGGVAVAKFAPMVQQTRLLTRDALLDSLDSLQKRRLVLLTAPAGYGKSTLLGQWRDRLLKRGRRVAWLSLDDDDGNPGDLVTCFLHSLRRAGVKLAPDLIKTAILDEATAKHRLRQLLNSIASDGVETVLMLDEVEHLPGPTVETIMTPLLRWAPENLRLVIAARRVPPLPLATLRAQGLLAELRATELRFTQDEISELFGPQLSRQDLSNIDRQTEGWPVALQLLRGSTHPTRSLSLSPAHEDISAYLSEQIFAVLPRPLHDFLIEASILDRLSLGAVERVLGHSDGWRALLETESLKPFLISVDRDVGAYRLHPIIRETLSAAFSSLPPARQTEIHRAAALWHAQGQHLPRALRHALLAGDLDLAGQLVVEAGALQIWIRHGFARLKAIDELLSDDLLARFPRLKLLRALVLAKDGANAATRRLFETVRTDTQDFTFDASGGDPAILRLDGLVVESTLMFNEGRAASDAYLDAYERTVHSISGDDHVFQAHVKNLLCISCVQRGLFDRAVAASHEAIDHYRQAGLFHGEFYSHLHLGVINMAQGMADAAETSYGRAQAIARKHFTDDRPKNMQLNTLLAELAYESNNLPLAERRLRSNGDQLRHSEGWYDIYAAQHVTNTMTALASQGLDAALNQIDSAWHMASERHIPGLKPLLDATRVSCLALSGFTDEAAAAAHAGGLVLSPETPHQSSLWREEEAVLTALARLALRQGEAAKLAIILPPQLQRLRARRHVRSSIRIGTLTALAFADLKDTETALGHLGTVLALSARSGYQRMFHEEGAAMVPLLKQYLLNSHSDITARSHAADILAVLDVGSRASKSYTALSPREVQVLRQLALGQSDKLIGRALTLTENTVKYHLKNVYSKLSVSSRTEAVQAAKRHGLI; from the coding sequence GTGAAACAAAAAGGAACGGCTGGGGAGAAATCCAGTGCGCAACCTTTCGCCGCTCAGTCCGGCGGGGTGGCCGTGGCCAAATTTGCGCCCATGGTGCAGCAAACGCGTCTTCTCACGCGCGATGCTCTGCTCGACTCCCTCGACAGCCTGCAAAAACGCCGCCTGGTGCTGCTCACGGCCCCTGCGGGCTATGGCAAAAGCACGTTGCTCGGTCAATGGCGCGACCGGCTTTTAAAGCGCGGTCGCCGGGTCGCCTGGCTGTCGCTTGATGATGACGATGGCAATCCCGGCGATCTTGTCACCTGCTTTTTGCACAGCCTGCGCCGCGCCGGCGTCAAACTGGCCCCCGACCTCATCAAAACCGCCATTCTTGACGAGGCGACGGCCAAACATCGCCTGCGTCAGCTGCTGAACAGCATTGCGAGTGACGGCGTGGAAACCGTCCTGATGCTGGATGAGGTCGAACATCTCCCCGGCCCCACGGTCGAAACCATCATGACCCCGCTGTTGCGCTGGGCCCCTGAAAACCTGCGCCTCGTGATCGCCGCCCGCCGTGTACCACCATTGCCCCTCGCCACCCTGCGGGCGCAAGGGCTGCTGGCCGAACTGCGCGCCACCGAACTGCGGTTTACCCAGGACGAGATCAGCGAACTGTTCGGACCGCAGCTGAGCCGTCAGGATCTGAGCAACATCGACCGCCAGACCGAAGGCTGGCCGGTGGCGCTTCAACTGCTGCGCGGTTCGACACATCCCACACGATCGCTTTCGCTCAGCCCGGCCCATGAAGATATTTCCGCCTATTTATCGGAACAGATCTTCGCTGTCCTGCCGCGTCCCCTGCATGATTTCCTGATCGAGGCCTCGATTCTGGATCGTCTCAGTCTCGGCGCGGTCGAACGTGTGCTTGGCCACAGCGACGGCTGGCGCGCGCTCCTTGAAACCGAAAGCCTCAAGCCCTTCCTGATCAGCGTCGACCGCGATGTCGGGGCCTATCGCCTGCATCCCATCATTCGTGAGACGCTCTCGGCCGCCTTCAGCTCCTTGCCCCCGGCCCGGCAGACGGAGATTCACCGCGCCGCCGCCCTCTGGCATGCCCAGGGTCAGCATCTGCCGCGCGCGCTCCGCCACGCCCTGCTCGCGGGCGATCTCGATCTCGCCGGCCAGCTTGTGGTCGAGGCGGGCGCGCTGCAGATCTGGATTCGCCACGGCTTCGCCCGCCTCAAGGCCATTGACGAACTGTTGTCCGACGATCTTCTCGCCCGCTTTCCCCGTCTCAAGCTGCTGCGCGCTCTGGTGCTGGCAAAAGATGGCGCCAATGCCGCCACCCGCCGTCTTTTTGAAACGGTGCGCACAGACACGCAGGATTTCACCTTCGACGCCTCGGGCGGTGATCCCGCGATCCTGCGGCTTGACGGGCTGGTGGTGGAATCGACATTGATGTTCAATGAAGGCCGTGCGGCCAGCGATGCCTATCTCGATGCCTATGAGCGCACGGTGCACAGCATTTCAGGCGATGATCATGTGTTCCAGGCCCATGTCAAAAACCTGTTGTGCATTTCCTGCGTTCAGCGCGGGCTGTTCGATCGCGCCGTCGCCGCCTCCCATGAGGCCATTGATCATTACCGCCAGGCCGGCTTGTTTCATGGCGAGTTTTACAGCCACCTCCATCTCGGCGTCATCAATATGGCCCAAGGCATGGCCGATGCGGCCGAGACGTCCTATGGCCGCGCCCAAGCCATCGCCCGCAAGCATTTCACCGATGACCGTCCCAAAAACATGCAGTTGAACACGCTCCTCGCCGAGCTCGCCTATGAAAGCAACAATCTGCCGTTGGCCGAACGGCGTCTGCGCAGCAACGGCGATCAGCTGCGCCATTCCGAAGGCTGGTACGATATCTATGCCGCCCAGCATGTCACCAACACCATGACCGCGCTTGCGTCCCAGGGCCTCGACGCCGCGCTCAACCAGATCGACAGCGCCTGGCATATGGCGAGCGAACGCCATATACCGGGCCTGAAGCCCCTGCTCGACGCCACCCGCGTCAGTTGCCTCGCACTCTCGGGTTTCACGGACGAGGCCGCCGCCGCCGCTCACGCAGGCGGTCTCGTCCTCAGCCCCGAGACGCCGCACCAAAGCTCGCTCTGGCGCGAAGAAGAAGCCGTGCTCACCGCTCTCGCCCGTCTCGCCCTCCGCCAGGGCGAGGCGGCCAAACTCGCCATCATCCTTCCGCCGCAGTTGCAACGCCTGCGTGCCCGGCGTCATGTGCGCTCCTCGATCCGCATCGGAACGCTCACCGCGCTCGCTTTCGCCGATCTTAAGGACACCGAAACCGCGCTCGGCCATCTCGGCACGGTCCTCGCGCTGTCGGCGCGCTCTGGCTATCAGCGCATGTTCCACGAAGAAGGCGCCGCCATGGTGCCGCTCCTCAAACAGTATCTGCTCAACAGCCACAGCGACATAACCGCACGCAGCCATGCCGCCGACATTCTCGCCGTGCTCGACGTGGGCTCGCGCGCGTCAAAAAGTTACACCGCCCTGTCGCCGCGCGAAGTTCAGGTTCTGCGTCAACTGGCCCTCGGTCAATCCGACAAACTGATCGGCCGCGCCCTCACCCTGACCGAAAATACCGTTAAATATCATCTGAAAAATGTCTATTCCAAGTTGTCCGTGTCCTCCCGGACCGAAGCCGTACAAGCCGCCAAGCGCCACGGCCTGATCTGA